A single window of Archangium gephyra DNA harbors:
- a CDS encoding bifunctional serine/threonine-protein kinase/formylglycine-generating enzyme family protein: MGPPPAIRSSVDGWTPPEAFDEYRLVRLIGHGATGRVYLAHDTLLDRPVAVKFVRALGSGALARFLVEARAAARVQHPHVVTLYRVGQLENHPYLISEFIRGTSLDRLPRPMPWERVLALGRDLARGLGAAHRRGVLHRDIKPANALLTETGEVKLLDFGLAKLLDADAPRDEDSPPDVLPGPPPSLPELDADSVAGSLDGVDLPSLPAGMLVGTPYYMSPEAWAGEELTARSDVYSLGLVLYELCAGRGPFRHVPLKELSHAVRTQDARPLAEAVPGVDPDFAAVVDRCLRRAPEERFASAVPLLDALELLSRDEWAGAVPEGNPYRGLQAFEAEHRALFFGRQREQREVMNRLRAEPFVLVAGDSGVGKSSLCLAGVLPRVTDGALEDGRRWRGVRLIPGRRPAAALAAALAPVLGADEEGLVASLRSDPTGLARRLRASLGAEQGLALYVDQLEELVTLAGEAEAAQAGLALGGLAEGVSGVRLLATCRSDFLTRLTAVPGLGALVPGALYLLRALGPEEIREAVVGPARVTDVRFESEALVDALVASAAGGGLPLLQFALAELWEARDVDAGLITQAALDGLGGVAGALAMHADAAMARLLPDQRTAARGVLLRLITPEGTRARKTGQELVGDDPHHRAVLEALVRARLLLAREVDGGTSYEVAHEALLTGWGTLARWLAEAAELREVQARLEADSAHWERVGHVRDMLWSSRQLAEAAPLDREQLTRRELAFLEASRRTVVRSRRMRRALAVGFVLSLGLVYAGLRMHEAAVRDRAVRGWLTEAATAMHEVQRERTAFSTAREEALGHYDAGRKEQGDAAWARTTLAEAVLHRRLDEAGDHLEHALVLDPMREDVRAALADFLLERALHAEQALETSELTALLQRLRLYDTTGERWRRWTSPALVTLELPVPGAVLELRPASRDVEGRETIGEPVPMPPGPWVDVAVPPGDWRLTVRAPGFEPALVPLRLARGERRRLAPPLLRQGQVPLGFVYVPPGRVLFGSAADASVRGFFNAVPLHAKETAGFLIARQETTYTEWLTYLESLPAAERVRRQPRTSTTYHGMLRLAREHGTWTLRFQPGGVPYTVRVGERLRYAKRDRRVEQDWTRFPVTGISFEDAEAYAAWLDKTGRVPGARLCTELEWERAARGEDGREFPHGDALAPDDANVDLTYGKEPGGFGPDEVGAHPASRSPFGVDDLAGNAWEWTRSSLEPGNVVARGGAYYFAAASARLANREMPERTLRNITVGIRLCADLPSGEASPRK; the protein is encoded by the coding sequence GTGGGCCCTCCGCCTGCAATCCGGTCCAGCGTCGACGGGTGGACTCCACCCGAGGCGTTCGACGAGTACCGCCTGGTGCGCCTCATCGGTCATGGCGCGACGGGACGCGTGTACCTCGCGCACGACACCCTGCTCGACAGGCCGGTGGCGGTGAAGTTCGTGCGCGCGCTGGGCTCCGGCGCGCTCGCGCGTTTCCTCGTGGAGGCCCGGGCCGCGGCGCGTGTCCAGCACCCCCACGTCGTCACCCTCTACCGGGTGGGGCAGCTGGAGAACCACCCCTACCTCATCTCCGAGTTCATCCGCGGCACCTCGCTGGACCGGCTGCCCCGGCCCATGCCGTGGGAGCGCGTGCTGGCGCTCGGCAGGGACCTGGCGCGGGGGCTGGGGGCCGCGCACCGGCGTGGCGTGCTGCACCGCGACATCAAACCCGCCAACGCCCTGCTCACCGAGACGGGTGAGGTGAAGCTACTGGACTTCGGGCTGGCCAAGCTGCTGGACGCGGACGCTCCCCGCGACGAGGACTCGCCGCCCGACGTGCTCCCGGGCCCTCCGCCCTCCCTGCCCGAGCTGGACGCGGACAGCGTGGCGGGCTCGCTCGACGGGGTGGATCTGCCGTCGCTGCCCGCGGGCATGCTGGTGGGCACGCCCTATTACATGTCCCCGGAGGCCTGGGCCGGGGAGGAGCTCACCGCGCGCAGCGACGTGTACTCGCTGGGGCTGGTGCTCTACGAGCTGTGCGCCGGCCGCGGCCCCTTCCGGCACGTGCCCCTCAAGGAGCTCTCCCATGCGGTGCGCACCCAGGACGCGCGGCCGCTGGCCGAGGCCGTGCCGGGCGTGGACCCGGACTTCGCGGCCGTGGTGGACCGGTGCCTGCGCCGCGCGCCCGAGGAGCGCTTCGCCTCCGCCGTGCCGCTGCTGGATGCGCTGGAGCTGCTCTCCCGCGACGAGTGGGCGGGCGCCGTGCCCGAGGGCAATCCCTACCGCGGCCTGCAGGCCTTCGAGGCCGAGCACCGGGCCCTCTTCTTCGGCCGGCAGCGGGAGCAGCGCGAGGTGATGAACCGGCTCCGGGCCGAGCCCTTCGTGCTCGTCGCCGGGGACTCGGGCGTGGGCAAGTCCTCGCTGTGTCTGGCCGGCGTGCTACCCCGGGTGACCGATGGGGCGCTGGAGGACGGGCGGCGCTGGCGCGGGGTGCGGCTGATTCCGGGACGGCGTCCCGCGGCCGCGCTCGCCGCCGCGTTGGCTCCCGTGCTGGGCGCCGACGAGGAGGGACTGGTGGCCTCCCTGCGCTCGGACCCCACGGGGCTGGCGCGCCGGCTGCGGGCCTCGCTCGGCGCGGAGCAGGGGCTCGCCCTCTACGTGGACCAGCTGGAGGAGCTGGTGACGCTGGCGGGGGAAGCGGAGGCCGCGCAGGCGGGGCTCGCGCTCGGGGGACTGGCCGAGGGCGTGTCCGGCGTGCGCCTGCTGGCCACCTGCCGCAGTGACTTCCTCACCCGCCTCACGGCGGTGCCGGGCCTGGGCGCGCTGGTGCCCGGGGCCCTGTACCTGCTGCGGGCGCTCGGCCCGGAGGAGATTCGCGAGGCGGTGGTGGGCCCGGCGCGGGTGACGGACGTGCGCTTCGAGTCCGAGGCCCTGGTGGATGCGCTGGTGGCCTCGGCCGCCGGGGGCGGGCTGCCGCTGCTGCAGTTCGCGCTCGCCGAGCTGTGGGAGGCGCGCGACGTGGACGCGGGCCTCATCACCCAGGCCGCGCTGGACGGGCTGGGGGGCGTGGCGGGCGCGCTGGCCATGCACGCGGACGCGGCCATGGCGCGCCTGCTGCCGGATCAACGCACGGCCGCGCGCGGCGTGCTGCTGCGCCTCATCACCCCGGAGGGCACCCGGGCGCGCAAGACGGGCCAGGAGCTGGTGGGTGATGACCCCCACCACCGCGCGGTGCTGGAGGCGCTGGTGCGCGCGCGCCTGCTGCTGGCGCGGGAGGTGGATGGCGGCACTTCCTATGAGGTGGCCCACGAGGCGCTGCTGACGGGGTGGGGCACCCTGGCGCGCTGGCTGGCCGAGGCCGCCGAGCTGCGCGAGGTGCAGGCCCGGCTGGAGGCGGACTCCGCCCACTGGGAGCGCGTGGGCCATGTGCGGGACATGCTCTGGAGCTCCCGGCAGCTGGCCGAGGCCGCCCCGCTCGACCGGGAGCAGCTCACCCGCCGCGAGCTGGCCTTCCTGGAGGCCTCGCGCCGCACCGTGGTGCGCAGCCGCCGCATGCGCCGGGCGCTCGCCGTGGGCTTCGTCCTGTCGCTGGGGCTCGTCTACGCGGGGCTGCGGATGCACGAGGCCGCGGTGCGCGACCGGGCCGTGCGCGGCTGGCTGACGGAGGCCGCCACCGCCATGCACGAGGTGCAGCGCGAGCGCACGGCCTTCTCCACCGCGCGCGAGGAGGCGCTGGGCCACTACGACGCCGGCCGCAAGGAGCAGGGCGACGCGGCCTGGGCGCGCACCACGCTCGCGGAGGCCGTGCTGCACCGGCGCCTCGACGAGGCGGGGGACCACCTGGAGCACGCGCTGGTGTTGGACCCCATGCGCGAGGACGTCCGCGCCGCCCTGGCCGACTTCCTCCTCGAGCGGGCCCTCCACGCCGAGCAGGCGCTGGAGACCAGTGAGCTGACGGCACTGCTGCAGCGGCTGCGGCTGTATGACACGACGGGCGAGCGCTGGCGGCGCTGGACGTCTCCCGCGCTCGTCACCCTGGAGCTGCCCGTCCCCGGCGCGGTGCTGGAGCTGCGGCCCGCGTCCCGGGACGTGGAGGGCCGGGAGACGATTGGCGAGCCGGTGCCGATGCCGCCGGGGCCCTGGGTGGACGTGGCGGTGCCACCGGGCGACTGGCGGCTGACGGTGCGTGCCCCGGGTTTCGAGCCCGCGCTCGTCCCGCTGCGCCTGGCGCGAGGGGAGCGCCGGCGCCTGGCCCCGCCGCTGTTGCGCCAGGGACAGGTGCCCCTGGGCTTCGTCTACGTCCCGCCGGGGCGCGTGCTCTTCGGCAGCGCGGCGGATGCGAGCGTGCGCGGCTTCTTCAACGCCGTGCCGCTGCACGCCAAGGAGACGGCGGGCTTCCTCATCGCCCGCCAGGAGACGACGTACACGGAGTGGCTGACCTACCTGGAGTCGCTGCCCGCGGCCGAGCGCGTGCGCCGCCAGCCGCGCACGAGCACCACCTACCACGGCATGCTCCGGCTGGCGCGGGAGCATGGCACCTGGACGCTGCGCTTCCAGCCCGGCGGCGTGCCCTACACCGTGCGGGTGGGCGAGCGGCTGCGCTACGCGAAGCGGGACCGGCGGGTGGAGCAGGACTGGACGCGCTTCCCCGTCACCGGCATCTCCTTCGAGGACGCGGAGGCCTACGCGGCCTGGCTGGACAAGACGGGCCGCGTGCCAGGGGCCCGGCTGTGCACGGAGCTGGAGTGGGAGCGCGCCGCGCGGGGCGAGGACGGCCGCGAGTTCCCCCACGGTGACGCGCTCGCCCCGGACGACGCCAACGTGGACCTCACCTACGGCAAGGAGCCCGGGGGCTTCGGCCCCGACGAGGTGGGCGCGCACCCGGCCTCCCGCAGCCCCTTCGGCGTGGACGACCTGGCCGGCAACGCGTGGGAGTGGACGCGCTCGTCGCTGGAGCCCGGCAACGTGGTGGCGCGTGGAGGGGCCTATTACTTCGCCGCCGCCTCGGCGCGCCTGGCCAACCGCGAGATGCCCGAGCGCACCCTGCGCAACATCACCGTGGGCATCCGCCTGTGCGCCGACCTGCCCTCCGGGGAGGCCTCCCCTCGGAAGTAG
- a CDS encoding ADYC domain-containing protein, with the protein MRASKWCRIVVAAVGVVGCGGEAPVRPEAPLGEAGSSLSARNGANLNGANLNGSDLNGSDLNGSDLNGQTLSGMLVSVDFEGAWFENGQQSFWPGQTSTWNPASLEEVWLEGSTFHGWYDGRHLFGQDFVQAHFLGNLGNGSQVELRVDAATQGEGANADVWRYLVSYHSPVDGQWRPICLDASGQPAAAIAVGGYWDYRQGMPGVGGRKYEDPRLFTFACEGAAIAKCIRFGYKPWASVGGVSLAAHHQACTRLIRADYCGDGTSHTVNGQWVNVYDAVGVQQDTETWGTEAEWGTDGALCFTDHNRAHAPVSCPDAPKKTQCGTAEAFSSGTLLQSETP; encoded by the coding sequence ATGCGTGCAAGCAAGTGGTGCCGGATCGTGGTGGCGGCCGTGGGCGTGGTGGGGTGTGGAGGCGAGGCGCCGGTGCGGCCGGAAGCCCCCCTCGGAGAGGCCGGTTCCTCGCTGAGCGCACGCAATGGCGCCAACCTCAATGGCGCCAACCTCAATGGTTCGGACTTGAATGGCTCGGACCTCAACGGCTCGGACCTCAACGGCCAGACCCTCTCGGGAATGCTGGTGTCGGTGGACTTCGAGGGCGCGTGGTTCGAGAACGGGCAGCAGTCCTTCTGGCCGGGCCAGACGTCCACGTGGAACCCGGCGAGCCTCGAGGAGGTGTGGCTGGAGGGCTCGACCTTCCACGGCTGGTATGACGGGCGCCACCTCTTCGGACAGGACTTCGTGCAGGCGCACTTCCTGGGCAACCTGGGGAACGGGAGCCAGGTGGAGCTGCGCGTGGACGCGGCGACCCAGGGCGAAGGCGCGAACGCGGACGTGTGGCGCTACCTGGTGTCGTATCACTCGCCGGTGGACGGCCAGTGGCGTCCCATCTGCCTCGACGCGAGCGGACAGCCGGCGGCGGCCATCGCCGTGGGAGGCTACTGGGACTACCGGCAGGGGATGCCGGGCGTGGGCGGCAGGAAGTACGAGGACCCGCGCCTCTTCACCTTCGCGTGCGAGGGCGCGGCGATCGCGAAGTGCATCCGCTTCGGTTACAAGCCGTGGGCGAGCGTCGGGGGCGTGAGCCTGGCGGCGCACCACCAGGCGTGCACGCGCCTCATCCGCGCGGACTACTGCGGCGATGGCACCTCGCACACCGTGAACGGGCAGTGGGTGAACGTCTACGACGCGGTGGGCGTGCAGCAGGACACGGAGACGTGGGGCACGGAGGCGGAGTGGGGCACCGACGGGGCGCTCTGCTTCACGGACCACAACCGGGCCCATGCGCCGGTGTCGTGCCCGGACGCTCCCAAGAAGACGCAGTGCGGCACGGCGGAGGCCTTCTCCTCCGGCACGCTGCTGCAGAGCGAGACGCCGTAG
- a CDS encoding response regulator — MTLPLTQTLENRLHDGGEPSEAANTVERRRVLVVDDFDDAREMYAEYLEFVGFQVEVARNGVEAVEKAQGVLPDIILMDLSLPVMDGWEATRRLKQDQRTRDIPVMALSGHVLAGNAEQARQAGADEFVAKPCLPQDLEDRIRRMLKPSKSKSSP, encoded by the coding sequence ATGACCTTACCGCTCACGCAAACCCTCGAAAACAGGCTGCATGACGGCGGCGAGCCGTCCGAGGCGGCCAACACGGTCGAGCGCCGGCGCGTGCTCGTGGTCGACGACTTCGACGATGCCCGCGAGATGTACGCGGAGTACCTGGAGTTTGTCGGCTTTCAGGTAGAAGTGGCCCGCAATGGGGTCGAGGCGGTGGAGAAGGCCCAGGGTGTCCTACCGGACATCATCCTGATGGACCTGTCGCTGCCGGTGATGGATGGCTGGGAGGCCACGCGCCGGTTGAAGCAGGACCAGCGCACCCGGGACATTCCGGTGATGGCGCTCAGCGGCCACGTGCTGGCGGGCAACGCGGAGCAGGCCCGGCAGGCCGGGGCGGACGAGTTCGTGGCCAAGCCCTGCCTGCCGCAGGACCTGGAAGACCGCATCCGCCGGATGCTCAAGCCCAGCAAGTCGAAGAGCAGCCCCTAG
- a CDS encoding carboxypeptidase-like regulatory domain-containing protein, producing the protein MKKHWAIVLPLLVVGCTPEDKDGDGIADGVRDPDSVTVVVPATPQGTVSGQVLNTRMEPLADAKVKLTIGSATAEKPFETTTDASGNFLLTHVPAGSEVLVTVSKEGHATLRASALVPSHAGNIPINNGNANIGAIALAETKSSVSFSLVTPSGYPARGAKAYVEAVPAGTIAFNGGTASAVSSVVVTAEADALGVVTFPNVPSPAELARIGGVGEAAGGYRVWVDPVDYNNDGIFDAGGYAQKIDAATLVVSGGSQMLRLPAPRNDSGGTGATGFQLVATNVPSLNYVKLADGDAARPAMELQKKPLRNLVRPGEPIYLGFSQPVARESLLALVADEYGREKYDVIVTASAAGDIYTLMPPASIREGVEYNIILRATSAYDGTVRTWKGYFISGDPRTPRPLQLATAVYKDGGTGTVGTLDPGECIILSFNQAVLPSATLLDAVVTTGEASPPSFKAAPAAPPSTNPCFTAESPTKYPIDSTNFNETTTRFVFTYSGAAINLTTFTVKVKADFTRFQSSDLSTYYESAWGTPVSSGTSLEAPLGKL; encoded by the coding sequence ATGAAGAAGCATTGGGCAATCGTGCTGCCGCTCCTGGTCGTCGGATGCACGCCGGAGGACAAGGATGGAGATGGCATCGCCGACGGGGTGCGCGATCCGGACTCCGTGACGGTGGTGGTCCCGGCCACCCCCCAGGGGACGGTCTCCGGCCAGGTGCTCAACACCCGGATGGAGCCGCTCGCCGACGCCAAGGTGAAGCTCACCATCGGCAGCGCCACGGCGGAGAAGCCCTTCGAGACGACGACGGACGCCTCGGGCAACTTCCTCCTCACCCACGTGCCGGCCGGCTCCGAGGTGCTGGTGACCGTCAGCAAGGAGGGCCACGCCACGCTGCGCGCCAGCGCCCTGGTGCCCTCCCACGCGGGCAACATCCCCATCAACAACGGCAACGCCAACATCGGCGCCATCGCCCTCGCCGAGACGAAGAGCAGCGTGAGCTTCTCGCTCGTCACGCCCTCGGGCTACCCCGCCCGCGGCGCCAAGGCGTACGTCGAGGCCGTCCCCGCTGGCACCATCGCCTTCAACGGCGGCACGGCCTCGGCCGTCAGCTCGGTGGTGGTCACCGCCGAGGCGGATGCCCTGGGGGTCGTCACCTTCCCCAACGTGCCCTCCCCCGCGGAGCTCGCGCGCATTGGCGGCGTGGGTGAGGCCGCCGGTGGCTACCGCGTCTGGGTGGATCCGGTGGACTACAACAACGACGGCATCTTCGACGCGGGCGGCTATGCGCAGAAGATCGACGCCGCGACGCTGGTGGTGAGCGGCGGCTCGCAGATGCTGCGGCTGCCCGCCCCGCGCAACGACTCCGGCGGCACGGGAGCCACGGGCTTCCAGCTCGTGGCCACCAACGTCCCCAGCCTCAACTACGTGAAGCTGGCGGATGGGGATGCCGCCAGGCCCGCCATGGAGCTGCAGAAGAAGCCCCTGCGCAACCTGGTCCGGCCCGGCGAGCCCATCTACCTGGGCTTCAGCCAGCCCGTGGCCCGCGAGTCGCTGCTGGCGCTCGTGGCGGACGAGTACGGCCGCGAGAAGTACGACGTCATCGTCACGGCGAGCGCCGCCGGGGACATCTACACGCTCATGCCCCCCGCCTCCATCCGCGAGGGCGTGGAGTACAACATCATCCTGCGCGCCACCTCGGCGTATGACGGCACCGTGCGCACCTGGAAGGGCTACTTCATCAGCGGGGACCCCAGGACTCCCCGGCCGCTGCAGCTCGCCACCGCCGTCTACAAGGATGGGGGCACCGGCACCGTCGGCACCCTGGACCCGGGCGAGTGCATCATCCTCAGCTTCAACCAGGCCGTGCTGCCCTCGGCCACGCTGCTCGACGCCGTCGTCACCACGGGCGAGGCCAGCCCGCCGTCCTTCAAGGCGGCGCCCGCCGCTCCGCCCTCCACCAACCCCTGCTTCACCGCGGAGTCGCCGACGAAGTACCCCATCGACTCCACGAACTTCAACGAGACCACCACCCGCTTCGTCTTCACCTACAGCGGCGCGGCGATCAACCTCACCACCTTCACCGTCAAGGTGAAGGCGGATTTCACGAGGTTCCAGTCCTCGGACCTGTCCACGTATTACGAGTCCGCCTGGGGCACGCCCGTGTCCTCGGGCACCAGTCTCGAGGCGCCGCTGGGCAAGCTGTAG
- a CDS encoding OmpA family protein codes for MRMRWCVVLLVPLLGCVSQKAFDSKSAEALNLKQQYDEQQEQMKALEQKLGETRAAAEKAQKENAELESSLANSDAERRALRKRVDELAELNKELSRNTEKLEAAKEALEKKSSEYESLAKSLKDEIKTGKIELSELKGRMVVKMKDKILFSSGSTKLNKEGQEALEKVAQALKDVQGKIIRVEGHTDNVPLPADSKTEFDSNWELSTTRALVVVKLLQEQGVPPTMLSALGYGEYQPIASNQTADGRSLNRRIEIVLAPAEQAPSAVVAASVKKAPAPAPAPAVKPASGTKPAAKKK; via the coding sequence ATGCGCATGCGTTGGTGTGTCGTCCTGCTGGTTCCGCTGCTCGGGTGCGTCTCGCAGAAGGCGTTCGATTCGAAGTCGGCGGAGGCGCTCAACCTCAAGCAGCAGTACGACGAGCAACAGGAGCAGATGAAGGCCCTGGAGCAGAAGCTCGGCGAGACCCGGGCCGCGGCCGAGAAGGCGCAGAAGGAGAACGCGGAGCTGGAGTCCTCGCTCGCGAACAGTGACGCGGAGCGCCGCGCGCTGCGCAAGCGCGTGGACGAGCTGGCGGAGCTCAACAAGGAGCTGTCCCGGAACACCGAGAAGCTCGAGGCGGCCAAGGAGGCGCTCGAGAAGAAGTCCAGCGAGTACGAGAGCCTCGCCAAGAGCCTCAAGGATGAGATCAAGACCGGGAAGATCGAGCTGTCCGAGCTGAAGGGCCGGATGGTGGTGAAGATGAAGGACAAGATTCTCTTCTCCTCCGGCAGCACGAAGCTCAACAAGGAGGGCCAGGAGGCGCTGGAGAAAGTGGCGCAGGCGCTCAAGGACGTGCAGGGGAAGATCATCCGGGTGGAGGGCCACACGGACAACGTGCCGTTGCCGGCGGATTCGAAGACGGAGTTCGATTCCAACTGGGAGCTGTCCACCACGCGCGCGCTCGTCGTCGTGAAGCTGCTGCAGGAGCAGGGGGTGCCGCCCACGATGCTCTCCGCGCTGGGCTATGGCGAGTACCAGCCCATCGCCTCCAACCAGACGGCGGATGGACGGAGCCTGAACCGGCGCATCGAGATCGTCCTCGCTCCGGCCGAGCAGGCCCCGTCCGCGGTGGTGGCCGCCTCGGTGAAGAAGGCGCCGGCGCCGGCGCCGGCTCCCGCGGTGAAGCCGGCCTCCGGCACCAAGCCCGCCGCGAAGAAGAAGTAG
- a CDS encoding TonB-dependent receptor, giving the protein MRPTPCVLLALLVGSASRAEQVPTESAAPLTFESSELKDLAGTWGEPFRALMVMPGVSHVVSGASLPVVRGAAPSSTGFYLDGVRVPQLQHLWVGPSTVHPALVSGLDFHRGPAPARFGRELGGTVNARLLPPSTGAVHALGSIDLFNVGVLTQVPIASTGTELTLAGRFAYSPWIAAAVINGTRGTPGPDLVLGLFDYQARVTQSVGQGSLRLFALGSSDDAGLSGPGDVVRLGTAFHRVELRFTHPLGVGEAEAAITWGQDTLGATGGGSASRVTVGLSERTLGARMAWRAGLSPELAVEAGADVERRSAEATQSTTFRPGEADDPSRPTVTTGGPQALARATLAGAYAQATWTRGMWRLTPGLRVDGYLLAPELNQVVAEPRLHARVVLSETVALRLGAGLQHQAPNHLLDVPGVRTAALRLGLQRSLQVEAGADVRGPAGFTFGADVFVHPLLRTVELDVLSFDMLADDPVARGRERAAEGHGYGVELLARRPLSERWSLLASYTFQRRTLNTRVERRDGAGQGVGTEVIPLASALEQQHVLNAAVTVKLPWGLTVGTTLHYNTGAPEAGGLLFSYTQREGVDPVRGTARWVPVDRDEVTRLPGYFRVDGRVSKTGTWGPLALEAWLDVFNLSLTRETFRYSYGTERGRLVRKPFGLPPVTLPSLGLQARY; this is encoded by the coding sequence ATGCGTCCGACGCCCTGTGTCCTGCTTGCGCTCCTCGTGGGCTCCGCTTCCCGGGCGGAGCAGGTGCCCACGGAGAGCGCGGCCCCGCTCACCTTCGAGTCCTCCGAGCTGAAGGACCTCGCGGGCACGTGGGGCGAGCCCTTCCGTGCGCTCATGGTGATGCCTGGGGTGAGCCACGTCGTCTCCGGCGCGAGCCTGCCCGTGGTGCGCGGCGCGGCTCCCTCGTCCACGGGCTTCTACCTGGACGGCGTGCGCGTGCCGCAACTCCAGCACCTGTGGGTTGGCCCCTCCACGGTGCACCCCGCGCTCGTCTCCGGGCTCGACTTCCACCGAGGACCCGCTCCCGCGCGTTTCGGCCGGGAGCTCGGTGGCACCGTGAACGCGCGGCTCCTCCCGCCGAGCACCGGCGCCGTGCACGCGCTGGGCTCCATCGATCTCTTCAACGTGGGCGTGCTCACCCAGGTGCCCATCGCGTCCACGGGCACGGAGCTCACCCTCGCCGGCCGCTTCGCCTACAGCCCGTGGATCGCCGCGGCGGTCATCAACGGTACGCGCGGCACGCCGGGCCCGGACCTGGTGCTCGGGCTCTTCGACTACCAGGCGCGTGTCACCCAGTCCGTGGGCCAGGGCTCGCTGCGCCTGTTCGCCCTGGGGAGCTCGGATGACGCGGGCCTGAGCGGACCGGGGGATGTGGTGCGGTTGGGCACGGCCTTCCACCGCGTGGAGCTCCGCTTCACGCACCCGCTGGGCGTGGGCGAGGCCGAGGCCGCCATCACCTGGGGCCAGGACACGCTGGGGGCCACCGGGGGAGGCTCCGCCTCACGTGTCACCGTGGGGCTCTCCGAGCGCACGCTCGGGGCGCGGATGGCGTGGCGGGCCGGGCTGTCGCCAGAACTCGCGGTGGAGGCGGGCGCGGACGTGGAGCGCCGGAGCGCCGAGGCGACGCAGTCCACCACCTTCCGCCCCGGCGAGGCCGATGACCCCAGCCGGCCCACCGTCACCACGGGAGGACCTCAGGCCCTCGCGCGGGCCACGCTCGCGGGAGCGTACGCGCAGGCCACCTGGACGCGAGGCATGTGGCGGCTCACCCCGGGCCTGCGCGTGGACGGCTACCTGCTGGCACCCGAGCTGAACCAGGTGGTGGCCGAGCCCCGGTTGCACGCGAGGGTGGTGCTCTCGGAGACGGTGGCGCTGCGCCTGGGGGCGGGCCTCCAGCATCAGGCGCCGAACCACCTGCTCGACGTGCCGGGCGTGCGGACGGCGGCGCTGCGGTTGGGACTACAGCGGTCGCTCCAGGTGGAGGCGGGCGCGGACGTGCGAGGGCCCGCGGGCTTCACCTTCGGTGCGGACGTGTTCGTCCACCCGCTGCTGCGCACGGTGGAACTGGACGTGCTGTCCTTCGACATGCTCGCGGACGACCCGGTGGCGCGAGGGCGGGAGCGCGCGGCGGAGGGCCACGGCTACGGCGTGGAGCTGCTGGCCCGGAGGCCGCTGTCGGAGCGCTGGTCGTTGCTCGCCTCGTACACCTTTCAACGGCGCACGTTGAACACGCGCGTGGAGCGGCGGGACGGAGCGGGCCAGGGGGTGGGGACGGAGGTGATTCCCCTGGCCTCGGCACTCGAGCAGCAGCACGTGCTCAACGCGGCCGTCACCGTGAAGCTGCCGTGGGGCCTCACGGTGGGGACCACGTTGCACTACAACACCGGTGCACCCGAGGCGGGCGGCCTGCTCTTCTCATACACGCAGCGCGAGGGGGTGGATCCGGTGAGGGGCACGGCGCGTTGGGTACCGGTGGACCGGGACGAGGTGACGCGCCTGCCCGGCTACTTCCGGGTGGACGGCCGGGTGTCCAAGACAGGCACCTGGGGACCGCTTGCGCTGGAGGCCTGGCTGGACGTCTTCAACCTCTCGCTGACGCGGGAGACATTTCGTTACAGCTACGGGACGGAGAGGGGCCGCTTGGTACGCAAGCCGTTCGGTCTGCCCCCCGTGACGCTTCCCTCACTGGGCCTCCAGGCGCGCTACTGA
- a CDS encoding HIT family protein, with protein sequence MSDVDVNAPCLGCAIVGGSTRPVGGVLARSAGLVLHGVASPSPLPGWVVLTSVRHARALYDLDDEAARELGPFAARVMRAQREVLGAEHAYAFAIGDVLRHFHLHLVPRYRDTPQRLWGRGAFEGTPGDLRPEAELEATARALAAALAG encoded by the coding sequence ATGAGCGACGTGGATGTGAATGCGCCGTGCCTGGGCTGCGCCATCGTGGGGGGAAGCACCCGGCCCGTGGGAGGAGTGCTCGCCCGCTCGGCGGGGCTGGTGCTGCATGGCGTGGCCTCGCCCAGTCCCCTGCCCGGCTGGGTGGTGCTCACCAGCGTGCGGCACGCGCGCGCGCTGTACGACCTGGACGACGAGGCGGCGCGGGAGCTGGGCCCCTTCGCCGCGCGGGTGATGAGGGCCCAGCGCGAGGTGCTCGGCGCGGAGCATGCCTACGCCTTCGCCATCGGTGACGTGCTGCGCCATTTCCACCTGCACCTGGTGCCGCGCTACCGGGACACGCCCCAGCGGCTGTGGGGGCGGGGAGCCTTCGAGGGGACGCCCGGAGACCTGCGCCCGGAGGCCGAGCTGGAGGCGACGGCCCGGGCCCTGGCGGCGGCCTTGGCGGGATGA